A single genomic interval of Natronoarchaeum philippinense harbors:
- a CDS encoding undecaprenyl diphosphate synthase family protein yields MGLYDRYLALRVRRDDTPPPDHVALIVAERDLLERGSYETLETFFRWAVEYGAERVTVYVSVLDEAAVPTLERSLADVSAPREMAVRGPDDRTRADAPIQISIGLGGKHEFTAAVRSLAAEVEAGEVAPEEITESDVEGRLVFPDAPDLVIKTGAERLSDFMIWQSVYSELYFTDVNWRDFRKRDYLRAIREYKNRTRRFGR; encoded by the coding sequence GTGGGACTGTACGACCGATATCTCGCTCTGCGGGTTCGGCGCGACGACACCCCGCCGCCGGATCACGTCGCGCTGATCGTCGCCGAGCGCGACCTGCTGGAGCGAGGTTCTTACGAGACGCTGGAGACGTTCTTCCGGTGGGCCGTCGAGTACGGCGCCGAGCGAGTGACGGTGTACGTCAGCGTCCTCGACGAAGCCGCCGTTCCGACGCTCGAACGGTCGCTGGCGGACGTGTCGGCACCGCGCGAGATGGCCGTTCGCGGGCCCGACGACCGGACGCGAGCCGACGCCCCGATCCAGATCAGCATCGGGCTCGGCGGGAAACACGAGTTCACCGCCGCGGTGCGGTCGCTGGCCGCCGAAGTCGAGGCCGGCGAGGTCGCGCCCGAGGAGATCACCGAGTCCGACGTGGAGGGGCGGCTCGTGTTCCCGGACGCCCCCGACCTCGTCATCAAGACGGGCGCCGAACGGCTCTCGGATTTCATGATCTGGCAGTCGGTGTACTCCGAACTGTACTTCACGGACGTGAACTGGCGGGACTTCCGCAAGCGAGACTATCTGCGCGCGATCCGCGAGTACAAGAACCGGACGCGGCGGTTTGGACGCTGA
- a CDS encoding Rieske (2Fe-2S) protein translates to MAGRYRLTSVETVESEGSWLFTARDQHGNDEEFFLVPCADEDRPPVEAWRNRCTHENQRLYREDVGAIVRDGGVVCPKHGSMFDSCSGYCDNGEAADTTLPGVEIDVDDGQVYLVDDDVTFLRAGPSRDDDDDGGPSSTSHLQL, encoded by the coding sequence ATGGCCGGTCGCTATCGACTGACGAGCGTCGAGACGGTAGAATCGGAGGGCTCGTGGCTGTTCACCGCCCGCGACCAGCACGGCAACGACGAGGAGTTCTTCTTGGTCCCCTGTGCAGACGAGGACCGCCCGCCCGTCGAAGCGTGGCGCAACCGCTGTACGCACGAAAACCAGCGCCTGTATCGAGAAGATGTGGGCGCAATCGTCCGCGACGGCGGCGTCGTCTGCCCGAAACACGGCTCGATGTTCGACTCCTGTTCGGGCTACTGCGACAACGGCGAGGCCGCCGACACGACGCTTCCGGGCGTCGAGATCGACGTGGACGACGGGCAGGTGTACCTCGTCGACGACGATGTCACGTTCCTGCGCGCTGGACCGAGCCGCGACGACGATGACGACGGCGGTCCCAGTTCGACATCGCACCTACAGCTGTGA
- the ubaA gene encoding SAMP-activating enzyme E1 — MTDLNLDPVQLDRYSRHVIMDDVGPEGQARLLDAAVLVVGAGGLGSPAIQYLAAAGIGRLGIADDDAVERSNLQRQVLHGDADVGRPKVESAAEFVRELNPDVDVEPHETRVTSENVEELVDEYDLVVDGSDNFRTRYLLNDACTLAGVPFTHGAVFEFEAQITTFPANDEAPCYRCLFPEAPPAGTVPDCATTGVLGVLPGTVGCLQATEAIKLLLGEGDPLAGRLIVYDARELSFETVEFERDPDCPVCGEDPAIESVRDVEYADTCAIEQ, encoded by the coding sequence ATGACCGATCTGAACCTCGATCCGGTCCAGTTGGACCGGTACTCCCGGCACGTCATCATGGACGACGTGGGCCCGGAGGGGCAGGCGCGCCTGCTCGACGCCGCCGTGTTGGTCGTCGGCGCCGGCGGCCTCGGCTCGCCCGCGATCCAGTATCTCGCGGCCGCCGGGATCGGCCGGCTCGGCATCGCGGACGACGACGCCGTCGAGCGGTCGAATCTCCAGCGGCAGGTGCTCCACGGCGACGCCGACGTCGGGCGGCCGAAAGTCGAGAGCGCGGCCGAGTTCGTCCGAGAACTGAATCCCGATGTCGATGTCGAGCCCCACGAGACGCGCGTCACGAGCGAGAACGTCGAGGAACTGGTCGACGAGTACGATCTCGTCGTCGACGGCAGCGACAACTTCCGGACGCGCTACCTGCTCAACGACGCCTGCACGCTCGCGGGCGTGCCGTTCACGCACGGCGCCGTCTTCGAGTTCGAGGCCCAGATCACCACGTTCCCGGCGAACGACGAGGCGCCCTGTTACCGGTGTCTGTTTCCCGAAGCGCCGCCCGCGGGAACCGTCCCCGACTGTGCGACGACGGGCGTGCTCGGCGTCCTCCCGGGCACCGTCGGCTGTCTGCAGGCGACCGAGGCGATCAAACTGTTGCTCGGCGAGGGCGATCCGCTGGCCGGGCGGCTGATCGTCTACGACGCCCGCGAACTCTCCTTCGAGACCGTCGAGTTCGAGCGCGATCCGGACTGTCCGGTCTGTGGCGAGGATCCAGCGATCGAGTCGGTCCGCGACGTGGAATACGCCGATACCTGTGCGATAGAACAGTAA
- the ahbB gene encoding siroheme decarboxylase subunit beta translates to MDTDAGLSERDRAIVNAFQGGFPVVEEPFESGAAALRERGIEIDADELLARVQDLDEEGVLTRFGALINAQEIGGAATLVAMHAPEERFDEVVDAVNDHREVAHNYEREHPHLNVWFVVSVADPERVDEVLAEIEDETGQETYNLPKQQEFRVEAKFYVDGPIPDGDIDCSDLGPDVTPSGRGTLTPDERDLVLEIQDGLPITATPYADVAAAIDADPAWVRETIKRFDAEGKVRRVGVIPNHYALGYTENGMTVWDVPDEVVEEVGPEIASLPFVTHCYERPRHDGVWPYNFFAMTHGRSEEESAERVEQVRERMSEFWDVGEDDWDTLFSTQILKKTGIRMAERASANTEATDGETPSTGSAE, encoded by the coding sequence ATGGACACAGACGCCGGCCTGAGCGAGCGCGATCGGGCTATCGTCAACGCGTTTCAGGGGGGCTTTCCCGTCGTCGAAGAACCGTTCGAGTCGGGGGCTGCCGCACTGCGCGAGCGGGGCATCGAGATCGACGCCGACGAACTGCTGGCACGGGTGCAAGACCTCGACGAGGAGGGCGTACTGACCCGCTTTGGCGCGTTGATCAACGCCCAAGAGATCGGCGGCGCCGCGACGCTGGTCGCCATGCACGCCCCCGAGGAGCGCTTCGACGAAGTCGTCGACGCCGTCAACGACCACCGCGAGGTCGCGCACAACTACGAGCGCGAGCATCCCCACCTCAACGTCTGGTTCGTGGTGTCGGTCGCCGACCCCGAGCGCGTCGACGAGGTTCTGGCCGAGATTGAGGACGAGACGGGCCAAGAGACGTACAACCTGCCCAAGCAACAGGAGTTCCGCGTCGAGGCGAAGTTCTACGTCGACGGACCGATCCCCGATGGCGATATCGATTGCTCCGATCTCGGCCCCGACGTGACGCCGAGCGGTCGCGGAACCCTGACGCCCGACGAGCGCGACCTCGTCCTCGAAATTCAGGACGGCCTGCCGATCACGGCGACGCCGTATGCCGACGTGGCCGCGGCGATCGACGCCGATCCCGCGTGGGTGCGCGAAACGATCAAACGGTTCGACGCCGAAGGAAAAGTCAGGCGGGTCGGCGTCATTCCGAACCACTACGCGCTGGGCTACACCGAGAACGGGATGACGGTCTGGGACGTTCCCGACGAGGTCGTCGAGGAAGTCGGGCCCGAAATTGCGAGCCTGCCGTTCGTGACCCACTGCTACGAGCGCCCGCGCCACGACGGCGTCTGGCCGTACAACTTCTTTGCGATGACCCACGGCCGCAGCGAAGAAGAGAGCGCCGAGCGCGTCGAGCAGGTCCGCGAGCGCATGAGCGAGTTCTGGGACGTGGGCGAGGACGACTGGGACACGCTGTTCTCGACCCAGATCCTCAAGAAGACGGGGATCAGGATGGCCGAGCGCGCAAGTGCCAACACCGAAGCTACGGACGGCGAGACGCCGTCGACCGGTAGCGCGGAGTGA
- a CDS encoding cold-shock protein translates to MAKGEVDFFNDTGGYGFIDTDEADEDVFFHMEDVGGPDLEEGQEVEFEIVQADKGPRAKNLVRL, encoded by the coding sequence ATGGCGAAAGGCGAAGTTGATTTCTTCAACGACACTGGCGGTTACGGTTTCATCGACACTGACGAGGCTGACGAGGACGTTTTCTTCCACATGGAAGACGTCGGCGGTCCTGACCTCGAAGAAGGGCAGGAAGTAGAGTTCGAGATCGTGCAGGCCGACAAGGGCCCGCGCGCAAAGAACCTCGTTCGCCTGTAG
- a CDS encoding HVO_0416 family zinc finger protein: MASAPNDAGDDVLDNFLSRRGHETETVGWERDYNKKQCPECGGLHDTDATECSVCGWGPTGSPRVADD, from the coding sequence ATGGCGTCCGCACCCAACGATGCCGGCGACGACGTGCTCGACAACTTCCTCTCGCGTCGCGGTCACGAAACAGAGACGGTAGGATGGGAGCGGGACTATAACAAGAAGCAGTGCCCGGAGTGTGGCGGTCTCCACGACACCGACGCAACCGAGTGTTCGGTCTGTGGCTGGGGTCCAACCGGGTCGCCACGGGTCGCCGACGACTGA
- a CDS encoding DUF7563 family protein, with protein sequence MPRCQNCESFVTRAYARVFTPRETDEPRVCPQCEDKIRDGNDIRDARSPRSN encoded by the coding sequence ATGCCTCGATGCCAGAACTGCGAATCGTTCGTCACCCGAGCGTACGCGCGAGTGTTCACGCCCAGAGAGACGGACGAGCCACGCGTCTGTCCCCAGTGTGAAGACAAGATACGGGACGGTAACGACATTCGGGACGCACGCTCCCCGCGAAGCAACTAA
- a CDS encoding precorrin-2 dehydrogenase/sirohydrochlorin ferrochelatase family protein, whose amino-acid sequence MIPLLHDFTGATVLVVGGGSVGARKARRFAREAEVIVLGPDFGDREFGDSELVRAAPDPGEIRAWVERTEPALVVAATDDEAVNDAAAEAARDRGALVNRADRSGSREADSVVVPATVRDDPVVVAVATGGASPALSRQLRKDIEADLAGAGAMAELTGELRTELKALEDDPAARRRAIRAVVQSSRVWKALRTGDTNGRQVARDVINEELGEGPGETSC is encoded by the coding sequence ATGATACCGCTACTCCACGACTTCACTGGCGCGACGGTGCTCGTCGTCGGCGGCGGGAGCGTCGGCGCCCGGAAGGCCCGACGGTTCGCCCGCGAGGCCGAGGTGATCGTGCTCGGGCCCGACTTCGGCGACCGCGAGTTCGGCGACAGCGAACTCGTCCGCGCGGCGCCCGACCCCGGCGAGATCCGGGCGTGGGTCGAACGAACCGAGCCGGCGTTGGTCGTCGCGGCGACCGACGACGAAGCCGTCAACGACGCCGCCGCCGAGGCTGCACGGGACCGGGGCGCGCTCGTCAACCGGGCCGATCGGAGCGGCTCGCGCGAGGCCGACAGCGTCGTCGTTCCCGCGACGGTTCGGGACGACCCGGTCGTCGTCGCCGTCGCAACCGGCGGGGCGAGTCCGGCACTGTCCCGACAACTCCGCAAGGACATCGAGGCCGATCTGGCGGGGGCAGGAGCGATGGCCGAACTGACGGGCGAACTCCGGACGGAACTGAAAGCCCTGGAGGACGATCCGGCCGCGCGCCGCCGTGCGATCCGGGCCGTCGTCCAATCGTCGCGCGTTTGGAAGGCTTTACGTACCGGAGACACTAATGGCCGTCAAGTGGCACGGGACGTGATCAACGAGGAACTGGGCGAGGGACCCGGTGAGACATCATGTTGA
- the uppS gene encoding polyprenyl diphosphate synthase: MREWFGRRVRSGYERLLRREIEGVPTHIAVIQDGNRRYARQNGDSATEGHEHGAETTEQVLEWCQDLGIEELTLYTFSTENFDRPEDQLEALFDLIEGKLREFADAERVHDNGVCIRALGDIDRLPERVRDAVDYAEGQTEEYDQFVLNIALAYGGRAELLSAAQSVLGGVEDGAISPDEIDIETVENRLYERPVRDVDLIIRTGGDERTSNFLPWYANGNEAAVFFCTPYWPEFRKVDFLRAIRTYEHRQESWRTARARRALALLRATGSAELDEAKSVLRRFRDALPSGERERLDAEEFDADDRAAD; this comes from the coding sequence ATGAGAGAGTGGTTCGGACGACGCGTCCGATCGGGGTACGAGCGGCTACTCCGGCGGGAGATCGAGGGGGTCCCGACCCACATCGCGGTAATCCAAGACGGCAACCGACGCTACGCCCGGCAGAACGGAGACTCCGCGACCGAGGGGCACGAACACGGCGCGGAGACGACCGAACAAGTTCTGGAGTGGTGCCAAGACCTCGGCATCGAAGAGTTGACGCTGTACACGTTTTCGACGGAGAACTTCGATCGCCCCGAGGACCAGCTCGAGGCGCTGTTCGATCTGATCGAGGGAAAACTCCGCGAGTTCGCCGACGCCGAACGCGTCCACGACAACGGCGTCTGTATCCGCGCGCTCGGTGACATCGATCGACTGCCCGAGCGCGTACGGGATGCAGTCGACTACGCCGAGGGTCAAACCGAAGAGTACGACCAGTTCGTCCTCAACATCGCGCTGGCCTACGGCGGCCGCGCCGAGTTGCTTTCTGCCGCCCAGTCGGTGCTCGGCGGCGTCGAGGACGGCGCCATTTCGCCCGACGAGATCGACATCGAAACCGTCGAAAATCGGCTGTACGAGCGCCCCGTCCGGGACGTGGACCTGATCATCCGAACCGGCGGCGACGAGCGCACGAGCAACTTCCTGCCGTGGTACGCGAACGGCAACGAAGCCGCCGTGTTCTTCTGTACGCCCTACTGGCCGGAGTTCCGCAAGGTCGACTTCCTGCGAGCGATCCGCACCTACGAACACCGCCAAGAGTCGTGGCGCACCGCGCGGGCCCGCCGCGCGCTCGCGCTACTCCGTGCGACCGGGAGCGCCGAACTCGACGAGGCAAAGAGCGTCCTCCGGCGGTTCCGCGACGCCCTCCCCAGCGGCGAGCGCGAACGTCTCGACGCCGAGGAATTCGACGCCGACGATCGGGCTGCGGATTGA
- the hemA gene encoding glutamyl-tRNA reductase gives MLTGSGVISGVSVAHDRASVDEIADAGADDQRAEVERLLTRPGVEEAFALHTCNRTEAYVVTDDQTVGRATLAGFADEASEDAVVYTDHEESLRHLMRVAAGLESLVLGEDQIIGQVRTAYEDARGVGGIGPMLDEAVTKAIHVGERVRTETAFNQGVLSLGSAAAEVATEELSLETATALVVGAGEMGTLAAKSLADRDVAELVIANRTVPHAEHVAKEVTVDASAVALPAAETVAETADLVVTTTASDEPLLDAETFADGGETTVVDIAQPRDVDPEVAELTTVSVFDLDDLQSVTAETERRRRESVAEVEAIIDREFDRLLEQYKRKRADEVIAAMYESAERVKSEEVSTAVSKLEADIDGELPEAQREVIEAMADSLVSQLLAAPTKSLREAAAEDDWTTINTALQLFDPDFGGDDGPPAFVSELLDEEPEELPTGVSADIPDEIAEKIPEDITAKGLSDD, from the coding sequence ATGTTGACGGGCTCGGGCGTCATCTCCGGCGTGAGCGTCGCCCACGATCGGGCCAGCGTCGACGAGATCGCCGACGCCGGCGCCGACGACCAGCGGGCCGAGGTCGAGCGCCTGCTCACACGGCCCGGCGTCGAGGAGGCGTTCGCGCTGCACACCTGCAACCGGACCGAGGCGTACGTCGTCACCGACGACCAGACAGTCGGCCGAGCGACGCTGGCCGGGTTCGCCGACGAAGCGTCCGAGGACGCCGTCGTCTACACGGATCACGAAGAGAGCCTTCGACACCTGATGCGTGTCGCCGCGGGGCTTGAATCGCTGGTGCTGGGCGAGGACCAGATCATCGGCCAGGTCCGCACCGCCTACGAGGACGCCCGCGGCGTCGGCGGCATCGGACCGATGCTCGACGAGGCCGTCACCAAGGCGATCCACGTCGGCGAGCGCGTCCGCACCGAGACGGCGTTCAATCAGGGCGTGCTCTCGCTTGGCAGCGCCGCCGCCGAGGTGGCGACAGAGGAACTCTCGCTGGAAACGGCGACCGCGCTGGTCGTCGGCGCCGGCGAGATGGGGACGCTCGCGGCAAAATCGCTGGCCGACCGCGACGTTGCCGAGCTGGTGATCGCCAACCGCACCGTCCCTCACGCCGAGCACGTCGCCAAGGAAGTCACCGTCGACGCGAGCGCGGTCGCGCTGCCGGCGGCCGAGACGGTCGCCGAAACGGCCGATCTGGTCGTCACGACGACCGCCAGCGACGAGCCGCTGCTCGACGCCGAGACGTTCGCCGACGGCGGCGAGACGACCGTCGTCGACATCGCACAGCCCCGTGACGTCGATCCGGAGGTGGCCGAACTGACGACGGTCTCGGTGTTCGACCTCGACGATCTGCAGTCGGTGACCGCCGAGACCGAACGGCGCCGCCGCGAGAGCGTCGCGGAGGTCGAGGCCATCATCGACCGCGAGTTCGACCGCCTGCTCGAACAGTACAAGCGAAAGCGCGCCGACGAGGTGATCGCGGCGATGTACGAGAGCGCCGAGCGCGTCAAATCCGAGGAGGTCTCGACCGCCGTCTCGAAGCTCGAAGCCGATATCGACGGCGAGCTACCCGAAGCCCAGCGCGAGGTCATCGAAGCGATGGCAGACTCGCTGGTCAGCCAGTTGCTCGCAGCGCCGACCAAGAGCCTACGGGAAGCCGCCGCCGAGGACGACTGGACGACGATCAACACCGCCCTGCAGCTGTTCGACCCCGACTTCGGCGGCGACGACGGGCCGCCGGCGTTCGTCAGCGAACTACTCGACGAGGAGCCGGAAGAGCTACCGACCGGCGTGTCGGCCGACATCCCCGACGAGATTGCAGAGAAGATTCCCGAAGACATCACCGCGAAGGGATTGAGCGACGACTGA
- a CDS encoding DUF92 domain-containing protein: MTSTVRRAGAFAAVGTLSLLAAVAPAVAVAAFAAVAIGAATITDGAAFELFARPGDRRDERLKGLVGFAVAAGLLGAFAAFGELPATVFVGTVVLYSYGNFVGEIARNRLGGEVFEAVGFVVGGLIAGVVGVQATAMSTDAAVLPLAEVTVLATSGALVGALLRSILLGRDDPPVLLSVGFLLWLLAELDLGTSTPDVLVALAVTAALGYASYALETASVEGMLAGVVLAFLAIVLGGYPWFAVMIAFFGIGGLSTKFRYDQKRDRGVAEDNDGARGSANVLGNAAVALVAVLGYATAAAGLLPVDPAIFTFAFAGSLATALADTLSSEVGGVFDTPRLITTLERVEPGTDGGVTWQGELAGIAGAAVVAALSGALFSGIAGRGALVIASAGVVGMTVDSLLGATIEGDRIGNQSVNFLATLSGGIAGTLLALAVGLAAFT, translated from the coding sequence GTGACATCGACCGTTAGACGTGCGGGTGCGTTCGCCGCGGTCGGGACGCTTTCGCTTCTCGCCGCCGTCGCACCCGCAGTGGCCGTCGCCGCCTTCGCGGCGGTGGCCATCGGCGCCGCGACGATCACCGACGGCGCCGCCTTCGAGCTGTTTGCCCGCCCCGGCGACCGGCGCGACGAGCGCCTCAAGGGGCTGGTCGGCTTCGCCGTCGCCGCAGGACTGCTTGGCGCGTTCGCCGCGTTCGGCGAGCTTCCGGCGACCGTGTTCGTCGGGACGGTCGTGCTGTACTCGTACGGGAATTTCGTCGGCGAGATCGCCCGCAACCGCCTCGGGGGCGAGGTGTTCGAGGCCGTCGGCTTTGTCGTCGGCGGACTGATCGCCGGCGTCGTCGGCGTTCAGGCGACTGCGATGTCGACGGACGCCGCCGTCCTCCCGCTGGCCGAGGTGACGGTGCTGGCGACCTCGGGCGCCCTCGTCGGCGCACTGCTCCGCTCGATCCTGCTCGGCCGCGACGATCCGCCGGTGCTCCTCTCGGTCGGCTTCCTGCTGTGGCTGCTCGCCGAACTCGATCTCGGCACGTCCACGCCGGACGTGCTCGTCGCGCTTGCGGTGACGGCCGCACTGGGCTATGCCTCCTACGCGTTGGAGACGGCCTCCGTCGAGGGGATGCTCGCGGGCGTCGTGCTGGCGTTTCTGGCGATCGTCCTCGGAGGGTACCCGTGGTTCGCCGTCATGATCGCCTTCTTCGGCATCGGCGGGCTCTCGACGAAGTTCCGCTACGACCAGAAGCGCGACCGCGGCGTCGCAGAGGACAACGACGGCGCCCGCGGGAGCGCAAACGTGCTGGGCAACGCCGCGGTCGCGCTGGTGGCCGTGCTCGGCTACGCCACCGCCGCCGCTGGACTTCTCCCGGTCGATCCCGCCATCTTCACGTTTGCTTTCGCCGGCTCACTCGCCACGGCGCTGGCCGACACGCTCTCCTCTGAGGTCGGCGGCGTCTTCGACACCCCGCGGCTGATCACCACGCTGGAACGCGTCGAACCGGGGACCGACGGCGGCGTCACGTGGCAGGGCGAACTCGCGGGCATCGCCGGCGCCGCGGTCGTCGCCGCGCTCTCGGGCGCGCTGTTTTCGGGTATCGCGGGGCGCGGCGCGCTCGTGATCGCCAGCGCGGGCGTCGTCGGCATGACCGTCGACAGCCTGCTCGGGGCGACCATCGAAGGCGATCGGATCGGC
- a CDS encoding rhodanese-like domain-containing protein: protein MVQDVTPEEIEEQVENGDAPQIVDVRNPMQFQQAHIPGAENVPISALPRRVDDIDWDEEIVVSCAIGQTSQKAARMLESYEGIDADTDVYNLEGGLRAWEGDVASGREENGDEAGTTSNEEGPSATAGDADAPF, encoded by the coding sequence ATGGTCCAAGACGTCACGCCCGAGGAGATCGAAGAGCAAGTCGAGAACGGCGACGCGCCCCAGATCGTCGACGTTCGAAACCCGATGCAGTTCCAGCAGGCCCACATTCCCGGCGCGGAGAACGTCCCGATCTCGGCGCTGCCGCGGCGCGTCGACGACATCGACTGGGACGAGGAGATCGTCGTCTCCTGTGCGATCGGCCAGACCTCCCAGAAGGCCGCCCGCATGCTCGAATCCTACGAGGGCATCGACGCCGACACCGACGTGTACAACCTCGAAGGCGGGCTCCGCGCGTGGGAGGGCGACGTGGCGTCGGGCCGCGAGGAGAACGGAGACGAAGCCGGAACCACATCGAACGAGGAAGGGCCGAGCGCGACGGCCGGCGATGCCGACGCACCCTTCTAA
- a CDS encoding UvrD-helicase domain-containing protein: MTDADATVTRLFGGPGSGKTTALLDRVDELLDDDSVDVRDVLVVSYTRAAAQEIRERLAERLDENPRALQGNVCTMHAKAYELLDLSRGDVVGESDKSDFCEEFGIEFEDEYGGAGRRTARSTTLGNKIIATSQWLQRTRRDVSDWYDVPFQWDEEEVRLPPEIDPNAQEGNKYTPTWPSDDDRIDVPEAIRGWRNYKGENGLTGFADMLERVKQRSLLPNVDYLVIDEFQDITTLQYDVYEEWKPHMEKVLIAGDDDQVVYSWQGADPALLLDEDVDEDEILPNSYRLPSNVLNVVNREIRHIDKRQDKDLKPRKEGGVVEGINSPSMLDLVRNVRSTLEEDDGTIMLLFRARYQMFRFIDEFITEGVPFSCLTDQRMWTDRLSQFVSAIQAIDADEPIDGLQARRLADMLADSAFGSNDRDALFDAIDEREEEAGVDDLVDLTIEPDVIGDHVPFMPGPASASDMSRKITSFQKKSIKAYFAVGEYLDTDPERVRLGTIHSAKGREADHVFVATDLTEKVVEQMAATVEDPTDVPGCEEFTKTTDPVPTLTDNERRVFYVGMSRARERLVVMENLVDGAPTLPIDVLLRNEPSEEPIEELLTEAREPVEAQ; encoded by the coding sequence ATGACTGACGCCGATGCGACCGTGACCCGCCTGTTCGGCGGTCCGGGCAGCGGTAAGACGACCGCGCTACTCGATCGGGTCGACGAACTGCTCGACGACGACTCGGTCGACGTGCGCGACGTGCTGGTCGTCTCGTACACCCGTGCGGCAGCCCAAGAGATTCGCGAACGACTCGCCGAACGCCTCGACGAAAATCCCCGCGCCCTGCAGGGGAACGTCTGCACGATGCACGCGAAAGCGTACGAACTGCTCGATCTCTCTCGTGGCGACGTGGTCGGCGAATCCGACAAGAGCGACTTCTGCGAGGAGTTCGGCATTGAGTTCGAAGACGAGTACGGCGGCGCCGGACGGCGAACCGCCCGATCGACGACGCTCGGCAACAAGATCATCGCCACCAGTCAGTGGCTCCAACGGACCCGCCGTGACGTCTCTGACTGGTACGACGTTCCCTTCCAGTGGGACGAAGAAGAGGTGCGCCTCCCGCCCGAGATCGACCCCAACGCCCAGGAGGGCAACAAGTACACGCCGACGTGGCCGAGCGACGACGACCGAATCGACGTGCCCGAAGCGATTCGAGGCTGGCGAAACTACAAGGGCGAGAACGGGCTGACCGGCTTCGCCGACATGCTCGAACGCGTGAAACAGCGCTCCCTGCTCCCGAACGTCGACTATCTGGTGATCGACGAGTTCCAGGACATTACGACGCTGCAGTACGACGTGTACGAGGAGTGGAAACCCCACATGGAGAAGGTGCTGATCGCAGGCGACGACGATCAGGTCGTCTACTCGTGGCAGGGCGCCGACCCCGCGCTGTTGCTGGACGAAGACGTCGACGAAGACGAGATCCTGCCGAACTCCTATCGACTGCCCTCGAACGTGCTGAACGTCGTCAACCGCGAGATTCGTCACATCGACAAGCGACAGGACAAGGACCTCAAGCCCCGCAAGGAAGGCGGCGTCGTCGAAGGAATCAACAGCCCCTCGATGCTCGATCTGGTCCGGAACGTCCGGTCGACGCTCGAAGAGGACGACGGGACGATCATGCTGTTGTTCCGGGCACGCTACCAGATGTTCCGGTTTATCGACGAGTTCATCACCGAAGGCGTCCCCTTCAGCTGTCTGACCGACCAGCGCATGTGGACCGACCGGCTCAGCCAGTTCGTCAGCGCGATTCAAGCGATCGACGCCGACGAGCCGATCGACGGCCTGCAGGCGCGCCGACTGGCCGACATGCTCGCCGATTCTGCCTTCGGCTCGAACGACCGGGACGCGCTGTTCGACGCCATCGACGAACGCGAGGAAGAAGCCGGTGTCGACGATCTGGTCGATCTGACGATCGAGCCAGACGTGATCGGCGACCACGTTCCCTTCATGCCCGGCCCGGCGTCGGCGTCGGACATGTCCCGAAAGATCACGAGCTTCCAGAAAAAGAGCATCAAGGCCTACTTCGCGGTCGGCGAGTACCTCGACACCGACCCCGAGCGCGTCCGACTCGGAACGATCCACAGCGCGAAGGGCCGCGAGGCCGACCACGTGTTCGTGGCGACAGACCTCACCGAGAAGGTCGTCGAGCAGATGGCCGCGACGGTCGAGGACCCGACCGACGTGCCCGGCTGCGAGGAGTTCACCAAGACGACCGATCCCGTCCCGACGCTGACCGACAACGAGCGCCGCGTCTTCTACGTCGGAATGAGCCGCGCACGAGAGCGCCTCGTCGTCATGGAGAATCTCGTCGACGGCGCCCCCACGCTGCCGATCGACGTGTTGCTCCGCAACGAGCCCAGCGAGGAGCCGATCGAGGAGTTGCTGACCGAAGCGCGCGAGCCCGTCGAGGCCCAGTGA
- a CDS encoding DUF5778 family protein yields MTEVLDEELYRRTKRLLEPGEVDLNGAIVHTEFDGDDEIDMMQATIDAGEIIAEHSGHDPKDTYVYSGNDDSDFSSNQHQGLTLDDEEFVWECQQLLREGSFDIVIYYEASADHEAILEDIEELGFDVTGVEGDH; encoded by the coding sequence ATGACCGAAGTACTCGACGAGGAACTCTACCGACGCACGAAGCGACTGCTCGAACCCGGCGAGGTCGATCTCAACGGCGCGATCGTCCACACCGAGTTCGACGGCGACGACGAGATCGACATGATGCAGGCGACGATCGACGCGGGTGAGATCATCGCCGAGCACTCCGGACACGACCCGAAAGACACGTACGTCTACTCGGGCAACGACGACAGCGATTTCTCCTCGAACCAGCACCAAGGGCTGACGCTCGACGACGAGGAGTTCGTCTGGGAGTGCCAGCAGCTCCTCCGAGAGGGGAGTTTCGACATCGTCATCTACTACGAGGCCAGCGCGGACCACGAGGCGATTCTGGAAGACATCGAAGAACTGGGCTTCGACGTGACCGGCGTCGAAGGCGATCACTGA